In the Bacteroidota bacterium genome, one interval contains:
- a CDS encoding Bax inhibitor-1/YccA family protein, producing the protein MENFANPPYTFTPEAIQLVGEARLAYVRKVYSYFSIAVASAIAGTMIAMESGLAFSFAHSPIIGMIVFFGSIWFASKSANNPSRAVPTLSVATFVSGLFVAPMLYAIAHGYIRGTSTSTIYDALILSGSIFAGLTLYTFVSKKDFSYLGASLSIGLFMLIGIMFVNFFVQSTTLDLGLSVIGVVIFSGFILVDTSRILRRAHEVPPTLAALSLYLDFLNLFMMILRLLGAGGRDRR; encoded by the coding sequence ATGGAAAACTTCGCCAATCCCCCATATACTTTCACCCCTGAAGCCATTCAGCTTGTCGGTGAAGCGCGTCTTGCCTACGTGCGCAAGGTCTACTCTTATTTTTCGATTGCGGTTGCCAGTGCAATTGCCGGCACAATGATCGCGATGGAGAGCGGCCTTGCCTTTTCCTTCGCGCATTCGCCGATCATCGGTATGATCGTATTCTTTGGATCGATCTGGTTTGCTTCCAAGAGTGCGAACAATCCAAGCCGGGCTGTCCCGACGTTAAGCGTCGCAACGTTTGTCAGCGGACTATTTGTCGCACCGATGCTCTACGCTATTGCGCATGGCTATATTCGAGGCACCAGTACATCGACGATTTACGATGCACTCATTCTGAGCGGATCGATATTCGCAGGTCTTACGCTCTATACCTTCGTCAGCAAGAAGGACTTCAGCTATCTGGGCGCAAGCCTCTCGATCGGCCTTTTCATGCTCATCGGGATAATGTTCGTCAACTTCTTTGTGCAGTCCACGACGCTGGATCTCGGACTCTCCGTCATCGGTGTCGTGATCTTTTCAGGGTTTATTCTGGTCGACACTTCTCGCATTCTCCGGCGAGCACATGAAGTGCCACCAACACTCGCAGCCTTAAGCCTTTACCTCGATTTTCTGAATCTCTTTATGATGATCCTTCGGCTCTTAGGGGCTGGCGGACGAGACCGGCGATAG
- a CDS encoding Omp28-related outer membrane protein has translation MKKLFGYWLVVLSATILLLTVTRAQGQLVPRTVLLEEGTNWSCGPCAQVNPFLEAFLQSHGDSIIQIAYHPNWPGANDPMYMNDETDNQGRVVSYYGISGVPTVEMDGNVVTNAPVNYEQAFYARIAKLSPVALSMTRNVVDGQVNISVTINPVGNVSTYSKLKLRVAPIEQYVDTSGPNGEKRFMNPMRAMMPNLNGTPLTLKTGEPQTFTFSYPLKSSYRAEKMYEVAFVQNDDAQREVLQATSTLESFGIVAAAGQHPVQIMQGSNSNVGLLIQNTTPEDLTFDVHYVASAGADWQVTATGVNGTLSIPVQSGASGDITLAVTEGSSPYTAGSVIARAISGRGDTLVRSFRVKFISSTTKVAFVDMSGDSASSVGPLKTLTAMRLRYVPLTDIEAASFNAWTAADFSTIVTETNKWIVTGSNKAAISAYLQSGGKLLIHGGEIAYGLADPGSTATDRDPAFLSNTLHATYVQDVASTLTVHGVTDDVVSNTFASQNVNINAISVDAQNQPDVITAANGGVPIFYYGSGTTQTAGIRWDDGNAKLVYLAFGLQNLATTTRQAITVAALNWFGVQAGVTNTQTTGLTIGNCYPNPLSASALIPYSLTRPEAVRISILDAQGAEVLMLVDAFESVGDHIASFDASHLARGSYFCVIHTAEGSALRPLTIE, from the coding sequence ATGAAGAAGCTCTTCGGATATTGGCTGGTCGTCCTAAGTGCAACGATCCTACTTCTTACAGTCACGCGTGCCCAGGGGCAGCTTGTGCCTCGGACCGTCTTACTTGAAGAAGGTACGAACTGGTCGTGCGGACCCTGCGCGCAGGTCAATCCGTTCCTGGAAGCATTTCTTCAATCGCACGGCGATTCCATTATCCAGATCGCCTACCACCCGAATTGGCCGGGCGCAAACGATCCAATGTACATGAACGACGAAACCGATAATCAGGGCCGGGTCGTGTCGTATTATGGCATTAGTGGAGTACCGACCGTCGAGATGGACGGAAACGTTGTTACGAATGCGCCGGTAAACTACGAGCAAGCTTTTTATGCTCGGATTGCCAAACTTTCGCCAGTCGCCCTTTCGATGACCCGCAACGTGGTTGATGGGCAGGTTAATATTTCCGTAACGATCAACCCTGTCGGTAACGTCTCCACCTATTCGAAACTTAAGCTTCGCGTTGCTCCGATCGAACAATATGTCGATACGAGCGGGCCGAACGGGGAGAAGCGATTTATGAACCCGATGCGGGCGATGATGCCAAATCTAAATGGGACACCGCTGACGCTCAAAACCGGTGAACCTCAGACCTTCACGTTCTCCTATCCGCTTAAGTCTTCCTATCGTGCGGAGAAAATGTATGAAGTAGCCTTTGTACAAAACGATGATGCGCAGCGAGAGGTGCTTCAGGCTACCTCGACGCTCGAGAGCTTCGGCATTGTCGCGGCGGCGGGACAGCACCCGGTTCAAATCATGCAAGGTAGCAACTCAAACGTTGGCCTTTTGATCCAAAACACGACGCCGGAGGATTTGACGTTCGACGTGCATTATGTTGCGTCAGCGGGGGCCGACTGGCAAGTTACTGCAACGGGGGTCAATGGGACGCTGTCGATTCCAGTTCAATCCGGCGCTTCGGGCGACATTACACTGGCCGTAACCGAGGGCTCGAGCCCATATACGGCCGGAAGTGTTATTGCCCGTGCGATTTCCGGCCGAGGGGACACTCTGGTCCGGTCGTTTCGAGTCAAGTTTATTTCCTCGACTACGAAGGTTGCATTTGTCGATATGAGTGGGGATTCGGCAAGCTCCGTGGGGCCACTAAAGACATTGACAGCAATGAGGCTCCGCTATGTTCCTCTCACGGACATAGAAGCGGCTTCCTTCAATGCCTGGACTGCGGCTGACTTCTCAACCATTGTGACCGAGACGAACAAGTGGATCGTAACTGGTTCAAATAAGGCGGCGATTTCCGCTTATCTCCAAAGTGGTGGAAAGCTCCTAATTCATGGTGGCGAAATTGCCTATGGTCTTGCCGATCCAGGCTCAACGGCAACTGATCGCGATCCGGCGTTCCTTTCCAACACGCTCCATGCTACGTATGTCCAGGATGTTGCCAGCACGCTGACGGTCCATGGTGTGACCGATGATGTTGTCAGTAATACATTTGCGTCGCAGAATGTCAACATCAATGCCATTAGCGTGGATGCGCAAAATCAGCCGGATGTCATTACTGCGGCCAATGGAGGCGTTCCAATATTTTATTATGGCAGTGGCACGACCCAAACTGCTGGCATCCGCTGGGACGATGGTAATGCCAAACTCGTCTATCTGGCGTTCGGTCTGCAGAATCTCGCGACGACTACCCGCCAGGCGATCACAGTGGCTGCGCTCAATTGGTTTGGTGTTCAGGCAGGAGTGACCAACACTCAGACGACCGGACTTACAATCGGGAATTGTTATCCGAATCCGCTGAGTGCCTCGGCATTAATTCCATATTCACTAACTCGACCAGAAGCGGTTCGAATCAGTATTTTGGATGCCCAGGGCGCAGAAGTATTAATGTTGGTTGATGCCTTCGAGTCCGTCGGAGATCACATTGCTTCCTTTGATGCCAGCCATCTGGCTCGGGGTTCGTACTTCTGCGTCATTCATACGGCCGAAGGCTCGGCGTTGCGTCCGCTAACCATCGAATAG
- a CDS encoding leucyl aminopeptidase: MKFSTQKTDWKRVRTTAVAFFQAEDKRAIQATLKQLGRTSAASATEALLAAGDMAGKAEETFVIYPKKGEAVARRLVLVGMGKKEKLSLEIVRRAASRAAKKAEATKSRSLAIYLPEVKGHSGAEVAYAAVEGIKLGLYKFDKFFKREEPKVSLDTVVILEDGDSLAGSSADEVRTAIAEAEMVCDAAIFAREMENEPSNNKYPETLANWAKDVASANGLKITVFGPKELKANGMIGILSVNQGSVKEARFIAMEYRGAPKKDTAPVVLIGKGITFDTGGISLKPGAGMGDMKSDMSGAATVIATLKAVSDLKLPVNVIGLISSAENMPSGSAMRPGDVITYANGLSVEVDNTDAEGRLVLADALIWASRYNPKSVIDLATLTGACVVALGHFTTGMMGTDTSMMARLKVAGDTTYERVCELPIYDEYDELIKSDVADIKNVGGRWAGAITAAMFLKRFTDYPWVHLDIAGTARSEAASDYIPKGGTGVAVRMLTQMLKEEASL; encoded by the coding sequence ATGAAGTTTAGCACCCAAAAGACCGATTGGAAGCGAGTCCGTACGACCGCTGTCGCTTTTTTCCAGGCCGAAGATAAACGGGCAATTCAGGCCACGCTTAAACAGCTCGGACGAACGTCCGCCGCTTCTGCGACCGAGGCATTGCTCGCAGCCGGCGACATGGCTGGGAAAGCGGAAGAGACTTTTGTCATTTACCCGAAGAAGGGTGAGGCCGTTGCCAGGCGCTTGGTGCTGGTCGGAATGGGCAAGAAGGAAAAGCTCTCGCTCGAAATAGTCCGGCGTGCCGCCTCCCGGGCGGCGAAGAAAGCGGAAGCGACCAAATCCCGCTCGCTCGCCATCTACCTGCCGGAAGTTAAGGGGCACTCCGGAGCAGAAGTGGCGTACGCCGCAGTCGAAGGGATTAAACTGGGTCTCTATAAATTTGACAAGTTCTTCAAACGAGAAGAGCCCAAGGTCTCTCTAGATACTGTTGTGATCCTCGAGGATGGCGATAGCCTTGCCGGGTCGAGCGCCGACGAAGTCCGCACTGCCATCGCAGAAGCAGAGATGGTTTGCGACGCTGCAATCTTCGCTCGCGAAATGGAAAATGAGCCCTCCAACAATAAGTATCCGGAGACTCTGGCAAACTGGGCAAAGGATGTGGCCAGCGCGAATGGATTGAAGATCACAGTCTTTGGGCCCAAGGAACTCAAAGCCAACGGAATGATCGGTATTCTTTCGGTCAATCAGGGCAGTGTAAAGGAGGCCCGTTTCATCGCGATGGAATATCGCGGCGCACCAAAGAAGGACACGGCGCCCGTCGTTCTGATCGGCAAAGGAATTACATTCGATACCGGTGGAATTTCCCTGAAGCCCGGCGCAGGAATGGGCGATATGAAGAGCGACATGTCCGGCGCTGCAACGGTCATTGCGACCCTCAAAGCGGTCAGTGATCTCAAACTTCCGGTCAATGTGATCGGTTTGATTTCGAGCGCGGAGAATATGCCTTCCGGGAGCGCCATGCGCCCTGGCGATGTTATTACATATGCCAATGGGCTTTCGGTTGAAGTGGATAATACCGATGCCGAAGGACGCCTCGTTTTGGCTGATGCGCTTATCTGGGCAAGCCGATACAATCCGAAGTCGGTGATTGATCTCGCGACGCTTACTGGTGCTTGCGTCGTCGCCCTCGGACACTTCACGACCGGCATGATGGGTACCGATACTTCCATGATGGCAAGACTCAAAGTTGCCGGTGACACGACGTATGAAAGGGTTTGTGAACTGCCGATCTACGATGAGTACGATGAGCTAATCAAATCGGATGTGGCGGACATCAAGAATGTCGGTGGCCGATGGGCCGGCGCCATCACGGCGGCGATGTTCCTCAAGCGCTTTACCGATTACCCCTGGGTCCACCTGGACATCGCCGGAACAGCTCGCTCGGAAGCTGCTTCTGACTATATCCCAAAGGGCGGAACTGGTGTGGCGGTTCGAATGCTCACCCAGATGCTGAAAGAAGAAGCCAGTTTATAG
- a CDS encoding DUF3467 domain-containing protein — MSENTTSDPQQPVSQQLQIELGQQEAEGIYSNLAIITHSPAEFIIDFTRVTPGVPRARVHARIIMTPQHFKLLLNAMKENMDRFESQYGQVRTEGQGEHAFGFRTSGPPQVPEAGGNKVH, encoded by the coding sequence ATGTCAGAAAATACAACCAGCGATCCACAGCAGCCGGTCTCGCAACAACTCCAGATCGAACTCGGTCAGCAGGAGGCCGAGGGTATTTACTCGAATCTTGCGATTATCACCCACTCGCCTGCCGAGTTTATCATCGACTTTACGCGTGTCACTCCTGGCGTGCCACGCGCTCGGGTGCATGCTCGAATCATCATGACGCCGCAGCATTTTAAGTTGCTCCTCAACGCGATGAAGGAGAACATGGACCGCTTCGAGTCGCAGTACGGGCAAGTCCGTACTGAAGGCCAGGGCGAGCATGCGTTCGGTTTCCGGACTAGCGGCCCGCCGCAGGTACCTGAGGCAGGTGGAAACAAAGTGCACTAA
- a CDS encoding sugar ABC transporter permease, with product MRTARTTRETWLLLSPWVLTLIVFWAYPLLYALYLSFTKYYTLTNRTVWIGLDNYGKLLHDPAFWQALWNTVIFVVGTIPFTMIFALFFAALLVRVERFQHFYRSVMFLPSITSLVVISLIFTNLYSSGGYINTLLKMAGVHTPANGWLLEPSLALPAIMAMDIWISIGYYAVLFLAAMQNVSRDYYEVAELEGTSKWKQFFTVTLPLIKPTLLFALVLNTIKSFQVFTEIYVMTRGGPLGKTTTLVYQVYSNAFESADTMGFACAVAYVLFAIIAIFSVVESRILKEAT from the coding sequence ATGAGAACCGCTCGAACGACACGAGAGACCTGGCTCCTCCTATCACCCTGGGTGCTGACACTCATCGTGTTCTGGGCGTATCCGCTGCTCTACGCCCTCTATCTCTCGTTTACGAAATATTATACTCTGACCAACAGGACAGTCTGGATTGGACTTGACAATTACGGCAAGCTTCTTCATGACCCTGCGTTCTGGCAGGCGTTGTGGAACACGGTGATCTTCGTTGTGGGCACAATCCCGTTCACGATGATCTTTGCCCTGTTTTTCGCCGCGCTGCTCGTCCGAGTCGAGCGTTTCCAGCATTTTTACCGCTCGGTCATGTTTTTGCCGAGCATTACTTCGCTTGTCGTCATTTCATTGATCTTCACGAACCTCTACTCCTCAGGTGGATACATCAACACCCTTTTGAAGATGGCCGGAGTGCACACGCCAGCAAATGGCTGGCTACTCGAGCCCTCCCTGGCATTGCCGGCCATTATGGCAATGGACATCTGGATTTCAATCGGATATTACGCGGTGCTTTTCCTCGCGGCGATGCAAAATGTCTCGCGCGACTACTATGAAGTTGCCGAACTCGAAGGGACCTCAAAATGGAAGCAGTTTTTCACCGTTACACTCCCGCTCATCAAGCCAACACTCTTGTTTGCGCTGGTTCTGAATACGATCAAGAGCTTCCAGGTCTTCACCGAGATTTACGTCATGACTCGCGGCGGTCCGCTCGGCAAAACCACCACACTGGTCTATCAGGTCTATTCGAACGCATTCGAGTCGGCAGATACCATGGGCTTCGCCTGTGCGGTGGCGTATGTGTTGTTCGCCATCATCGCCATATTTTCGGTGGTCGAAAGCAGGATTCTGAAGGAGGCCACTTAA
- a CDS encoding tetratricopeptide repeat protein — protein MKTLTRTLLLALLATFTLELAGCGAADIQSAKLYRQRRDYTQADKMLKRALDEDPTNDEAWYLYTVNLYDLKQYEKVSQIIDTAMLYSATHRSELQQYKRSIWVELYMGGLNTYQANPESLEARKAAIGYLESARKLAPEQPETYELLGTIYYSGGDTAKGIENYVAEIDQVSASYDQGTAMGLMLHMPPEAVERAIGGAPAQKRVVSIGGNDSSLIYIYPSKTAYIYFERNPKPPFAWQLTGWRITPSEVEGLVPLRVSTQAYEVVANDYYQKGLAAIARNEKTVASSYFDKAIPLLMTLQQLDPSDDFAATAIPDIYMRQEKTDKAKQEYERILGEHPSKQMYVSYGTLLMKSQDYQGAVGAYEKALALDPGFSAALYDIAAAYKNWAKASQDAKKPEYKQQLDKSTEYFERLHSLDKNDASVLVQLAENYDVLGKRDKAIALVADMEALKNTEAANAHDYWEMLARLYARANRSADSEAAYRKADELKQQGK, from the coding sequence ATGAAGACATTAACTCGGACCCTACTACTCGCCCTTCTGGCGACCTTTACACTTGAACTCGCCGGTTGCGGCGCGGCCGATATCCAGAGCGCCAAGCTCTATCGTCAGCGTCGCGATTACACGCAGGCGGATAAGATGCTTAAGCGCGCGCTCGACGAAGATCCTACGAACGATGAAGCGTGGTATCTTTACACCGTGAACCTCTACGATCTTAAGCAATACGAGAAGGTCTCGCAGATTATCGATACGGCGATGCTGTACTCCGCGACGCATCGCTCCGAACTTCAGCAGTATAAGCGATCGATATGGGTTGAGCTATACATGGGTGGTCTCAATACCTATCAGGCGAATCCCGAATCACTGGAAGCACGGAAGGCCGCGATTGGTTACCTCGAATCAGCCCGCAAACTTGCGCCTGAACAACCGGAGACGTATGAATTGCTCGGTACCATTTATTACTCCGGAGGGGATACCGCCAAGGGCATCGAAAATTACGTGGCGGAAATCGATCAGGTTAGTGCCTCTTACGACCAGGGCACGGCGATGGGCCTGATGCTCCACATGCCTCCGGAAGCGGTTGAGCGTGCAATCGGCGGTGCACCGGCTCAGAAGCGCGTGGTTTCCATCGGCGGCAATGACAGCTCTTTGATATACATCTATCCGAGTAAAACCGCATACATCTATTTTGAGCGCAACCCAAAACCACCGTTTGCATGGCAGTTGACTGGCTGGCGCATTACCCCATCGGAAGTTGAAGGGCTCGTGCCGCTCAGAGTTTCGACGCAGGCGTATGAGGTTGTTGCTAATGATTACTATCAGAAGGGTCTGGCGGCCATTGCCCGCAATGAAAAGACGGTTGCATCGTCGTACTTCGACAAGGCCATTCCCCTTCTCATGACGCTGCAGCAACTTGATCCCTCCGATGATTTCGCTGCCACGGCGATTCCTGACATTTACATGCGGCAGGAAAAGACCGACAAGGCCAAGCAAGAATACGAGCGGATCCTTGGTGAACATCCATCGAAGCAGATGTATGTATCCTATGGCACCTTGTTGATGAAATCGCAGGACTATCAGGGTGCGGTTGGAGCCTACGAAAAAGCGCTCGCTCTCGATCCTGGATTCTCCGCGGCACTCTATGACATCGCCGCGGCCTATAAAAATTGGGCGAAGGCGAGTCAGGATGCGAAGAAGCCGGAATATAAACAACAATTGGACAAGTCCACCGAATATTTCGAGCGACTGCACTCACTCGATAAAAACGATGCGAGCGTGCTGGTTCAACTCGCAGAAAATTATGATGTATTGGGAAAACGCGACAAGGCCATCGCTCTCGTTGCGGATATGGAAGCGCTGAAGAACACGGAAGCCGCCAATGCGCATGATTACTGGGAAATGCTTGCGCGTCTTTATGCTCGCGCCAACCGGTCCGCCGACTCCGAAGCCGCCTATCGAAAAGCCGACGAACTCAAACAACAAGGGAAATAA
- a CDS encoding enoyl-CoA hydratase/isomerase family protein: MPRKSSQELSPYQEKRSFDFSHVLYEKNDYVATLTINRPEVLNCLNLTTLREMMVAIEDAAWDDDIAVLVITGAGDVAFSTGADLSEQEEFFLGNPEDYYKWMRVFIEMHERLRNIGKPTVARLNGMVVGGGNEVNLSCDLAIAADHVIIKQVGAARGSVAAAGATQWLPLMVGERRAREILFLCEDIPAEKALAWGLVNEVVPKEDLDRAVARLCEKLYNKLPECLRYTKQNLNFWKDFSWHMTIGHARDWLSIHNLSPEVTEGISAFTEKRPVNYKKIRKRSG; encoded by the coding sequence ATGCCAAGAAAATCCTCGCAAGAGCTAAGCCCATATCAAGAGAAGCGTTCGTTCGATTTCTCACATGTTCTCTATGAGAAAAACGATTACGTCGCAACCCTTACAATCAATCGCCCGGAAGTCCTCAATTGCCTGAATCTAACGACGCTACGCGAGATGATGGTGGCAATCGAGGATGCCGCGTGGGACGATGATATTGCGGTGCTCGTAATCACGGGTGCTGGCGATGTGGCCTTCTCGACCGGGGCCGATCTTTCAGAACAGGAAGAGTTCTTCCTCGGTAACCCAGAAGACTACTACAAGTGGATGCGTGTGTTCATTGAGATGCACGAGCGACTCCGCAACATCGGCAAGCCCACTGTGGCACGACTCAATGGTATGGTCGTGGGCGGAGGCAATGAGGTAAATCTCTCGTGCGATCTTGCGATCGCCGCCGACCACGTCATTATCAAGCAGGTGGGTGCCGCGCGCGGAAGTGTGGCTGCCGCCGGCGCGACACAATGGCTGCCGCTGATGGTCGGCGAGCGCCGTGCCCGCGAGATTCTCTTCCTCTGCGAAGATATCCCTGCCGAAAAGGCGCTCGCGTGGGGCCTTGTCAATGAGGTCGTTCCAAAGGAGGATCTGGATCGGGCAGTTGCCAGGCTCTGTGAGAAGCTGTATAACAAACTTCCCGAATGCCTACGTTATACGAAGCAAAATCTCAACTTCTGGAAGGATTTTTCATGGCACATGACCATCGGTCATGCGCGCGATTGGCTATCGATCCACAATCTTTCCCCGGAAGTAACCGAGGGCATCAGCGCCTTCACTGAGAAGCGCCCGGTTAACTATAAGAAGATCCGAAAACGGTCTGGATAA
- a CDS encoding nitrate/sulfonate/bicarbonate ABC transporter ATP-binding protein yields MALTPIAPRSSARVAGQEAIARSSGNSITTPPPGRELIELRDIGMTFTTPGGKPLMVLEHISLTVAENEFLCILGASGSGKSTILRTMTGLLKPTMGTVAVEGKPLRGNNPYTAIIFQSFALLPWLTVEENIGLGLDALKAPREQVREKVRKAIDQVGLEGFEEAYPKELSGGMKQRVGIARALVVEPRILCMDEPFSALDALTAENLRTEVLDLFHESEGSLSSVVMVTHSIDEAVEMASRIIVLDAHPGRIKAEFQNPMPYPRNPRSQEYIDLSSRIHSLITNTVLPFTEEPAGRQPKTEIIPAAKIEEILGLLGVLAEEGRLAASDLAESASRRFDETLQIVKGAELLGLVETPGQDVLVTPLGKEFLEADINDQKTLLNKQLRRLRTFQLLLDTLQQNEGEVPYEVLIEDYATRLPYEDPAQMLDTVIDWGRFAELIGYRPKEDVVYLDIGEPTGVE; encoded by the coding sequence ATGGCCCTGACCCCCATCGCGCCTCGTTCATCTGCTCGCGTTGCGGGTCAAGAAGCTATAGCCAGAAGTTCCGGCAACTCGATCACGACGCCGCCACCCGGTCGGGAGTTGATCGAGCTACGGGACATTGGGATGACATTCACGACGCCGGGCGGCAAGCCGCTCATGGTGCTCGAACATATCAGCCTCACGGTCGCTGAGAATGAATTTCTATGTATCCTAGGCGCCTCTGGTTCGGGTAAGTCTACAATTCTCCGAACGATGACTGGTCTGCTCAAGCCGACGATGGGCACCGTCGCTGTCGAAGGCAAGCCGCTTCGGGGAAATAACCCATACACTGCGATCATTTTCCAGTCGTTTGCGCTCTTGCCATGGCTCACGGTTGAAGAGAATATCGGGCTTGGACTCGATGCGCTCAAGGCGCCCCGCGAGCAAGTCCGTGAAAAGGTGCGCAAGGCGATCGATCAGGTTGGGCTTGAAGGCTTCGAAGAAGCGTATCCAAAAGAATTGTCTGGTGGTATGAAGCAGCGGGTAGGCATTGCCCGTGCGCTTGTTGTGGAACCTCGCATTCTCTGCATGGACGAGCCATTCAGCGCACTTGATGCCCTGACCGCCGAGAACCTTCGGACGGAAGTGCTCGATCTGTTTCACGAGAGCGAAGGCTCACTTAGTTCGGTCGTCATGGTGACTCATTCGATCGACGAGGCCGTGGAAATGGCTTCGCGAATCATCGTTCTCGATGCGCATCCGGGGCGGATCAAGGCGGAGTTCCAGAATCCGATGCCCTATCCACGCAATCCTCGGTCACAGGAATATATCGATCTATCGAGCCGCATTCACTCGCTGATCACGAATACGGTTCTGCCGTTCACGGAGGAGCCAGCAGGACGGCAGCCGAAGACGGAAATCATTCCGGCTGCGAAGATCGAAGAAATTCTTGGACTTCTCGGTGTCCTTGCCGAAGAGGGCCGACTTGCCGCTAGCGATTTGGCGGAATCTGCCAGCCGGCGCTTTGATGAGACGCTACAAATCGTCAAAGGGGCTGAGCTGCTCGGGCTTGTCGAGACTCCCGGACAAGATGTTTTGGTAACGCCATTAGGGAAGGAATTCTTGGAAGCTGATATTAACGATCAGAAGACACTGCTTAACAAGCAATTGCGGCGCCTGCGCACGTTCCAATTGCTGCTTGATACGCTCCAGCAGAACGAGGGCGAAGTCCCGTACGAAGTGCTCATCGAAGATTACGCCACGCGCCTGCCCTATGAGGACCCAGCCCAGATGCTCGACACCGTCATTGACTGGGGCCGATTTGCAGAGCTGATCGGTTACCGGCCGAAGGAAGATGTGGTCTATCTTGACATCGGAGAGCCGACGGGAGTGGAATAG
- a CDS encoding EthD family reductase, protein MHTLTAIYRSPGSKEEFDTHYKEVHTPLARQMEGLRRMEVTWVDKMLTPSNDTLPAAPHLICTMYFDSAEALNASMKSPNSRAAAKDLMSFAGPLVSMITGHTEDIPL, encoded by the coding sequence ATGCACACACTCACTGCCATCTACCGCTCGCCGGGTAGTAAAGAAGAATTCGACACGCACTACAAAGAAGTCCATACTCCGCTCGCCAGGCAAATGGAAGGCTTGCGGCGGATGGAAGTCACATGGGTCGATAAGATGCTGACCCCGTCGAACGACACCCTCCCCGCAGCGCCTCATCTTATTTGCACGATGTATTTCGACAGTGCTGAAGCGCTGAATGCGTCAATGAAATCCCCGAACAGCCGCGCTGCCGCAAAAGACTTGATGTCATTTGCGGGACCGCTCGTATCGATGATTACCGGACATACTGAGGACATACCATTATAG